Proteins encoded by one window of Gemmatimonas aurantiaca:
- a CDS encoding TerC family protein: MPTTSWWIGFNALVLVLLALDLGVFNRKAHAVSVKEALGWSVVWISLAIGFGLWIGHEMGRQSMLEFYAGYLVEQALSVDNLFVFILVFGYFRIPPELQHRVLFWGILGALLMRGAMIGAGAVLIAQFHWVIYIFGVFLVITGIRMAMGSNEEISPEANPVIRFVRRVIPITTRFHGEHFFVREPIKPGGAARLVATPLFVVLVLVETTDIVFAVDSIPAIFGVTRNPFLVYTSNVFAILGLRSMYFVLANVITKFHLLKYGLAVVLSFVGVKMLLSEIRPLGIGLSLGVVAVVLLGSVVLSLVFPKKE; the protein is encoded by the coding sequence ATGCCGACAACGTCGTGGTGGATAGGCTTCAACGCCCTGGTGCTGGTGCTCCTGGCACTCGATCTCGGGGTGTTCAACCGCAAGGCGCATGCGGTGTCGGTGAAGGAGGCGCTCGGCTGGAGCGTGGTCTGGATCTCGCTGGCGATCGGGTTCGGGCTCTGGATCGGCCACGAGATGGGGCGCCAGTCGATGCTGGAGTTCTACGCCGGCTATCTGGTGGAACAGGCCCTGTCGGTGGACAACCTGTTCGTGTTCATCCTGGTCTTCGGCTACTTCCGGATTCCACCCGAATTGCAGCATCGGGTGTTGTTCTGGGGCATTCTGGGGGCGCTCCTGATGCGCGGCGCCATGATCGGCGCGGGCGCCGTGCTGATCGCCCAGTTCCATTGGGTGATCTACATCTTCGGCGTCTTCCTCGTGATCACCGGCATCCGGATGGCCATGGGGAGCAACGAGGAGATCTCACCGGAAGCCAATCCGGTGATCCGGTTCGTGCGGCGGGTGATTCCGATCACCACGCGTTTTCACGGTGAGCATTTTTTCGTGCGCGAGCCGATCAAGCCGGGCGGCGCGGCGCGGCTGGTGGCCACGCCGCTGTTCGTGGTGCTGGTGCTGGTGGAGACCACGGACATCGTGTTCGCCGTGGATTCCATTCCGGCCATCTTCGGCGTGACGCGGAATCCGTTCCTCGTGTACACGTCCAACGTGTTCGCCATTCTCGGCCTGCGATCGATGTACTTCGTGCTCGCCAACGTGATCACGAAGTTCCACCTGCTCAAGTACGGGCTCGCCGTGGTGCTGTCGTTCGTCGGGGTGAAGATGCTGCTGTCGGAGATCCGACCGCTTGGCATCGGCCTGTCGCTCGGCGTGGTGGCCGTGGTGCTGCTGGGGAGCGTGGTGCTGTCGTTGGTGTTTCCGAAGAAGGAGTAG
- the kdsB gene encoding 3-deoxy-manno-octulosonate cytidylyltransferase, with the protein MPVLAVIPARLGATRLPRKPLRLLGGEPIVVRVYQRVVHLGVADHCVVATDHPEVHEACTRRGIPVVMTRDDHPSGTDRVAEVATRPEFSSFDVLLNVQGDEPFVSGEALAGAVQVVTSGLAPIGTAAVPIPLEAQARPDVVKVVCADDRRALYFSRAPIPWLRDPSEMAILAPLVRQHVGVYAYARYALQQWVTWPPHALELIERLEQLRPLAHGLPIGVVTVQATEGGIDTEDDLVRANTHWDVLHAAPAVPANTPSAHRTA; encoded by the coding sequence ATGCCTGTCCTCGCGGTGATTCCGGCGCGCCTGGGCGCGACCAGACTGCCCCGCAAGCCGCTGCGCCTCCTGGGAGGCGAGCCGATCGTGGTCCGGGTCTACCAGCGCGTCGTGCACCTCGGCGTGGCCGACCACTGCGTCGTCGCCACCGACCACCCCGAAGTCCATGAGGCCTGCACGCGCCGCGGGATTCCGGTGGTGATGACCCGTGACGATCACCCCAGCGGCACCGACCGGGTCGCCGAAGTCGCGACCCGTCCGGAATTTTCCAGTTTCGACGTGCTCCTCAATGTGCAAGGTGACGAGCCATTTGTCTCCGGGGAGGCCCTCGCCGGCGCGGTGCAGGTGGTCACCTCCGGGCTGGCCCCCATCGGCACCGCCGCGGTTCCCATCCCCCTCGAGGCGCAGGCTCGCCCCGACGTGGTGAAGGTGGTCTGCGCCGACGATCGTCGCGCTCTCTATTTTTCACGGGCGCCGATCCCCTGGCTCCGGGACCCCTCGGAGATGGCGATCCTGGCGCCCCTCGTCCGTCAGCATGTGGGGGTCTACGCCTACGCGCGGTATGCGCTGCAGCAGTGGGTGACCTGGCCTCCGCATGCCCTCGAGCTCATCGAACGGCTCGAGCAACTCCGTCCGCTCGCCCATGGGCTCCCGATCGGTGTGGTCACCGTTCAGGCCACCGAGGGCGGCATCGATACCGAGGACGACCTCGTGCGTGCCAACACGCACTGGGACGTCCTGCATGCTGCACCGGCTGTCCCTGCGAACACTCCGTCGGCTCATCGCACCGCATGA
- a CDS encoding CTP synthase: protein MSTTLTPSGQATAPKYIFVTGGVVSSLGKGIAAASLGRLLVERGFRVTMMKLDPYLNVDPGTMSPFQHGEVFVTDDGAETDLDLGHYERFLDRPLSQANNITTGRIYSNVITKERRGEYLGSTVQVIPHITDEIKNAVKRIAPGNDVVLVEIGGTVGDIESLPFLEAIRQFRREVGKENALFVHLTLVPYIAAAGEVKTKPTQHSVRELMEIGIQPDFLICRSEKPLQDDVKRKIGLFCNVDFGAVIESPDVPTIYEIPLAFEQQGFAERVMERLRLTAPTPDLSAWRSMVQRVIHPRERVRICVVGKYTDYIDSYKSVQEALIHGGIANDVGVELAWTSSDNFTSPEKAREILSQYHGLLVPGGFGVRGVDGMIEAIRAAREMQLPFFGICLGMQVAIIEFSRHVLGLDDSHSSEFAPECSNPVVSLMDSQREVTDKGGTMRLGAYPCRLQRGSRAAEIYGQPEVSERHRHRYEVSNRYREKFIEHGLRLSGLSPDETLVEMIELPSHPWFIGCQFHPELQSRPLRPHPLFAGFIAAAERRRREEQGGHDRDPQTAPVSAPALAHVNQ, encoded by the coding sequence ATGTCCACCACCCTCACCCCATCGGGTCAGGCCACTGCACCGAAGTACATCTTCGTGACCGGCGGCGTCGTCTCGTCTCTGGGCAAGGGGATCGCCGCCGCCTCGCTGGGTCGTCTGCTCGTCGAACGCGGCTTCCGCGTGACCATGATGAAGCTCGACCCGTACCTCAATGTCGACCCCGGCACCATGTCGCCGTTCCAGCACGGCGAGGTGTTCGTCACCGACGACGGCGCGGAAACCGACCTCGATCTCGGACACTACGAACGGTTTCTCGACCGTCCGCTGTCGCAGGCCAACAACATCACCACGGGACGCATCTACTCGAACGTGATCACCAAGGAACGCCGCGGCGAATACCTCGGCTCCACGGTGCAAGTCATTCCGCACATCACCGACGAGATCAAGAACGCCGTCAAGCGCATCGCGCCCGGCAACGATGTGGTGCTCGTGGAGATCGGAGGCACGGTGGGCGATATCGAATCGCTGCCGTTCCTCGAAGCCATCCGCCAGTTCCGTCGCGAAGTGGGCAAGGAGAACGCCCTCTTCGTGCATCTCACGCTGGTGCCGTACATCGCGGCCGCCGGTGAAGTGAAGACGAAGCCCACGCAGCACTCCGTGCGCGAGCTGATGGAAATCGGTATCCAGCCCGACTTCCTCATCTGCCGCAGCGAGAAGCCGCTGCAGGACGACGTCAAACGCAAGATCGGACTGTTCTGCAACGTCGACTTTGGCGCCGTCATCGAAAGCCCCGACGTACCCACCATCTACGAAATCCCGCTGGCTTTCGAACAGCAGGGATTTGCCGAACGGGTGATGGAGCGGCTCCGGCTCACCGCGCCCACGCCGGATCTCTCGGCGTGGCGCAGCATGGTGCAACGCGTGATCCATCCGCGCGAGCGCGTACGCATCTGCGTGGTGGGCAAGTACACCGACTACATCGACAGCTACAAGAGCGTGCAGGAAGCGCTCATTCACGGCGGCATCGCGAACGATGTCGGCGTGGAACTCGCCTGGACCTCCAGCGACAACTTCACCTCGCCGGAGAAGGCGCGTGAGATCCTGTCGCAGTATCACGGCCTGCTCGTGCCGGGCGGTTTTGGTGTGCGTGGCGTGGATGGCATGATCGAAGCCATCCGGGCCGCACGGGAAATGCAGTTGCCGTTCTTCGGTATCTGCCTCGGCATGCAGGTGGCCATCATCGAGTTCTCGCGGCACGTGCTCGGTCTCGACGACAGTCACTCGAGCGAGTTCGCTCCCGAGTGCAGCAATCCGGTGGTCTCACTCATGGACTCGCAGCGGGAAGTCACCGACAAGGGTGGCACCATGCGTCTCGGTGCGTATCCGTGCCGGCTGCAGCGGGGGTCGCGCGCCGCGGAGATCTACGGCCAGCCCGAAGTGAGTGAACGCCACCGTCATCGCTACGAAGTCTCCAATCGCTATCGCGAGAAGTTCATCGAGCACGGCCTGCGACTCAGCGGCCTCTCGCCCGACGAAACGCTCGTGGAGATGATCGAGCTTCCGTCGCACCCGTGGTTCATCGGATGTCAGTTCCACCCCGAGCTGCAGTCACGTCCGTTGCGTCCGCATCCGCTGTTTGCCGGCTTCATCGCCGCGGCGGAGCGTCGGCGGCGTGAAGAGCAGGGAGGGCACGACCGCGATCCGCAGACGGCTCCGGTCTCGGCCCCTGCGCTGGCCCACGTCAATCAGTGA
- the kdsA gene encoding 3-deoxy-8-phosphooctulonate synthase — protein sequence MSPLFPDDRLFLIAGPCQLEDDTLNLRVGEMLARLAEHVPGGIIYKASFDKANRSNVDGVRGPGLEAGLAALDRVRAATGLPILTDVHEASQCAAAAQVVDVLQIPAFLCRQTDLLLAAGATGKAVNVKKGQWMHPEGMRGAVRKVEAGAALAGRESGALAVTERGTFFGYGDLVVDMRTFTRMREATGVPVIFDATHSVQRPGQGAGGTSGGAREFIPPLTFAAVAAGAQGLFLETHPDPDHAPSDGPNMIPLDKLADLIARTVDIWDRVRA from the coding sequence ATGTCTCCGCTGTTCCCCGACGATCGCCTGTTTCTCATCGCCGGCCCCTGTCAGCTCGAAGACGACACGCTCAATCTGCGCGTTGGTGAGATGCTCGCCCGGCTCGCCGAGCATGTCCCGGGTGGCATCATCTACAAGGCGAGCTTCGACAAGGCCAACCGCTCCAATGTCGACGGCGTGCGCGGGCCCGGTCTCGAAGCCGGGCTGGCCGCGCTCGATCGTGTGCGTGCGGCCACGGGGCTGCCCATTCTCACCGATGTGCACGAAGCCTCGCAGTGTGCGGCCGCGGCACAGGTGGTGGACGTGTTGCAGATCCCCGCGTTTCTCTGCCGACAGACCGATCTGCTGCTCGCGGCCGGCGCCACCGGCAAAGCGGTGAACGTGAAGAAGGGTCAGTGGATGCATCCCGAAGGCATGCGGGGCGCGGTGCGGAAAGTCGAAGCCGGCGCCGCGCTCGCCGGACGTGAAAGTGGTGCACTGGCCGTCACCGAACGCGGCACCTTTTTCGGATACGGCGATCTGGTGGTGGACATGCGCACGTTCACGCGCATGCGCGAAGCCACCGGGGTGCCGGTCATTTTCGACGCCACGCACAGTGTGCAGCGCCCGGGGCAGGGCGCCGGCGGCACGAGTGGGGGCGCGCGGGAATTCATTCCGCCACTCACCTTCGCGGCCGTCGCCGCGGGCGCACAGGGACTCTTTCTCGAGACGCACCCCGATCCCGATCACGCGCCCAGCGATGGACCGAACATGATCCCGCTGGACAAGCTCGCCGATCTCATCGCGCGCACGGTGGACATCTGGGATCGCGTGCGCGCATGA
- a CDS encoding HAD hydrolase family protein — translation MTDDATADVLPPLVVHPPRIDPALARRIRLVCFDVDGVLTDGGVYLGASTNDIRTPFELKRYDIQDGLGTVLLRSCGLELAIITGRVSDSVAQRARELRIDICVQDPHARKLPALQALCAERGFALDEIAFVGDDLPDLAVMRVVGLPVAVGNAVPEVRRVARLQLTRHGGHGAVREFTEALLDARGEWIDAVERYVRSRSEPVNSASPTGTSA, via the coding sequence GTGACGGACGACGCAACCGCCGATGTCCTGCCACCACTCGTGGTGCACCCGCCGCGCATCGATCCCGCGCTGGCGCGTCGCATCCGGCTGGTCTGCTTCGATGTGGATGGAGTGCTCACCGACGGCGGGGTCTACCTCGGTGCTTCCACCAACGACATCCGGACGCCGTTCGAACTGAAGCGCTACGACATCCAGGACGGCCTGGGCACGGTGCTGCTGCGTTCGTGCGGACTCGAACTCGCGATCATCACGGGACGGGTGTCGGACAGCGTGGCGCAACGGGCGCGCGAGTTGCGCATCGACATCTGCGTGCAGGACCCGCATGCCCGGAAACTGCCGGCGCTGCAGGCCCTCTGCGCCGAACGTGGTTTCGCGTTGGATGAAATCGCCTTCGTGGGTGACGATCTCCCCGATCTCGCAGTGATGCGCGTGGTGGGGCTGCCCGTGGCCGTGGGCAACGCCGTACCCGAAGTCCGTCGCGTGGCGCGGTTGCAGCTCACCCGTCATGGTGGACATGGCGCCGTGCGGGAGTTCACCGAAGCGCTGCTCGACGCGCGTGGCGAGTGGATCGATGCCGTCGAACGTTATGTCCGGAGTCGCAGCGAGCCTGTGAATTCCGCTTCCCCAACCGGCACGAGTGCATGA
- a CDS encoding KpsF/GutQ family sugar-phosphate isomerase: MSAASDSTTVPPPTIASRTAPTSTSPAASIDAAQILAWGRRVLSLEADALRTSETALDDTFVQAVTLLAACRGRVIVAGVGKSGLVGRKMAATFTSTGTPAMFLHPVESVHGDLGIVGPDDVAILISKSGESEELLGLIEALARLGVHMIAMTAVPGSRLARHADVTLDLLVKEEACPHDLAPTTSTTVTLALGDALAVALLQHKGFRAEDFARFHPGGALGRRLLTRVSDVMETGNLPVLDRHATMREAVVLLAGRRGLAVVVEQERVCGVVTAGDLTRLLERQEPREPQADVLALPVTSVMTATPRLAMDHELGSAVVHRMETYGIMAMPVIDAAERLVGVVHLHDLMRAGAA, translated from the coding sequence ATGAGCGCTGCATCGGATAGCACGACGGTCCCCCCACCGACGATCGCATCGAGGACCGCACCAACGTCCACATCGCCAGCTGCATCGATCGATGCGGCGCAGATCCTCGCGTGGGGCCGTCGTGTGCTGTCGCTCGAAGCCGACGCGCTGCGCACGTCGGAAACCGCGCTGGACGACACGTTCGTCCAGGCCGTGACGCTGCTGGCGGCCTGTCGCGGTCGGGTGATCGTGGCCGGTGTGGGCAAGTCGGGACTCGTCGGCCGCAAGATGGCCGCGACGTTCACGTCCACCGGCACACCGGCGATGTTCCTGCATCCGGTGGAGAGTGTGCATGGCGATCTCGGCATCGTCGGACCGGACGATGTGGCCATCCTCATCTCCAAGAGTGGCGAGAGTGAGGAGCTGCTGGGGCTCATCGAAGCGCTGGCCCGTCTGGGTGTGCACATGATCGCGATGACCGCGGTGCCGGGTTCCCGCCTCGCGCGGCACGCCGATGTCACGCTCGATCTCCTCGTGAAGGAAGAGGCCTGCCCGCACGATCTCGCGCCCACCACCAGCACCACGGTCACGCTGGCGCTGGGTGATGCGCTGGCGGTGGCCCTGCTGCAGCACAAAGGATTCCGCGCCGAGGACTTCGCCCGCTTTCATCCGGGCGGGGCACTGGGGCGCCGATTGCTCACCCGGGTGAGCGATGTGATGGAAACGGGCAATCTGCCCGTGCTCGATCGGCATGCTACCATGCGGGAAGCCGTGGTCCTGCTGGCCGGCCGCCGTGGACTGGCGGTCGTGGTGGAACAGGAACGCGTGTGCGGGGTCGTCACGGCAGGTGATCTCACACGCCTGCTGGAGCGACAGGAGCCGCGGGAACCGCAGGCGGATGTGCTGGCATTGCCGGTGACATCGGTGATGACCGCCACACCACGACTGGCGATGGATCATGAACTGGGGAGTGCGGTAGTGCATCGTATGGAGACATACGGCATCATGGCGATGCCGGTCATCGACGCCGCAGAACGTCTGGTGGGCGTGGTGCATCTGCACGATCTCATGCGGGCGGGTGCGGCGTGA
- the lptC gene encoding LPS export ABC transporter periplasmic protein LptC — MRLRTLLLSVVGTAMLLGAACPRKGKTVPKAAPAKSALPDSADQIAFGARVILTDKGVNKGELLADTSLTYDDGTRLELRRINLTFYNSLGQKDGTMTARAGTYNMRLSRIEARGDVVVVRDDGKRLTSQQVVFDQVRNQFFTDSAFVLNEPNKVFTGVGFESDPRLTNFRCLKECKGTAPVQVPTR, encoded by the coding sequence GTGAGGCTGCGCACCCTGCTGCTGAGTGTCGTCGGCACGGCCATGCTGCTCGGCGCGGCCTGCCCACGAAAGGGCAAGACGGTTCCCAAGGCTGCACCGGCCAAGTCGGCCCTCCCCGATTCGGCCGATCAGATCGCCTTCGGCGCGCGGGTCATTCTCACCGACAAGGGCGTCAACAAGGGCGAACTGCTTGCCGACACCTCGCTCACCTACGACGACGGCACCCGCCTCGAACTGCGTCGCATCAATCTCACGTTCTACAACTCGCTCGGTCAGAAGGACGGCACCATGACGGCGCGGGCGGGCACGTACAACATGCGCCTGTCGCGCATCGAAGCCCGCGGTGATGTCGTGGTGGTGCGGGATGACGGCAAACGCCTGACCTCGCAGCAGGTCGTCTTCGACCAGGTGCGCAATCAGTTCTTCACCGATTCGGCGTTCGTGCTGAACGAACCCAACAAGGTGTTCACCGGTGTGGGTTTCGAGTCCGATCCCCGCCTGACGAACTTCCGGTGCCTCAAGGAGTGTAAGGGCACCGCACCGGTGCAGGTACCCACGCGGTGA
- the lptB gene encoding LPS export ABC transporter ATP-binding protein, translating to MANGSVLSAEGLVKMYRGRKVVNDVALRVAQGEIVGLLGPNGAGKTTTFYMLVGLIAPQLGRIHLDGKDITRMPMYQRARQGIGYLSQEPSIFRKLTVEENILAILETLPLSGEDRTKRLESLLDELKIKHLRKSRAYQLSGGERRRLEITRALVTEPKFMMLDEPFAGVDPIAVHDIQSIVADLRTRGIGVLISDHNVEQTLDIVDRAYIMFEGQVKVSGTVRELVFDEAVAKDYLGPTLSARLRSRFLESESARRVESREEALTA from the coding sequence CTGGCCAACGGATCGGTGCTCAGCGCCGAGGGGCTGGTGAAGATGTACCGCGGCCGCAAGGTGGTGAACGACGTCGCGTTGCGGGTGGCGCAGGGGGAGATTGTCGGTCTCCTGGGCCCCAACGGCGCCGGCAAGACCACCACGTTCTACATGCTGGTAGGCCTCATCGCCCCGCAGCTCGGCCGTATTCATCTCGACGGGAAAGACATCACCCGGATGCCCATGTATCAGCGGGCCCGTCAGGGGATCGGTTACCTCTCCCAGGAACCCTCCATCTTCCGCAAGCTCACCGTGGAAGAGAACATTCTGGCAATCCTGGAGACACTGCCTCTGTCCGGTGAGGACCGTACGAAACGCCTCGAATCGCTGCTCGATGAACTGAAAATCAAGCATCTCCGGAAGAGCCGTGCCTACCAGTTGTCGGGCGGTGAACGGCGGCGCCTCGAGATCACGCGCGCGCTCGTCACCGAACCCAAGTTCATGATGCTCGACGAACCGTTTGCCGGCGTCGATCCCATCGCGGTGCACGACATCCAGTCCATCGTGGCCGATCTGCGTACGCGAGGCATCGGGGTGCTGATCTCCGACCACAATGTCGAACAGACGCTCGATATCGTCGACCGCGCTTACATCATGTTCGAAGGCCAGGTGAAAGTCTCCGGCACTGTGCGGGAACTCGTCTTCGATGAAGCGGTGGCCAAGGACTATCTCGGTCCCACGCTGTCGGCGCGTCTGCGCTCGCGTTTCCTCGAAAGCGAATCGGCACGCCGGGTGGAGAGCAGGGAGGAGGCGCTCACCGCATGA